The segment CCGTGCTACAATAGGCCGCTCAACAGCGGCCTTTGTCGCTTCCGAAAAGCAAGCAATTATACCCTCGGCCCCGAAATATCGGGCCACGGGAACACGGGACAAACCGCAAAGCGGTTTACGCTGGTAACGCGGGGTGGAGCAGCCCGGTAGCTCGTCAGGCTCATAACCTGAAGGCCGCAGGTTCAAATCCTGCCCCCGCAACCAAATGCAAAAAAGCCCGCCATCGCGCGGGCTTTTTGCATTGGGTAACGCGTCGAGGAGTTAACCCCTGCTCAGGGGGACCGCAACGAGCCAAAGCCGACGCACCACGACTGAAAACAAATCCTGCCCCAAAACCAACCATCCCTCCAAGGCAACATCGCTCGACCCAACACTTCAGCGCCGCTCGCGAAAGCCCCAAAAGGCCTCTTGCGCTTCTGGGCTCTGTTTCCGGGTAACGCCACCACTGCCCCTCAACATCGAGATCCCTCAACTATCCACGTCCATCGGCCAAGGATGCTGGTTTGTCGTGCAACACCGTTGGCAGCGCCGGCTGGCGTCCACCTCGTTGGCGTGAAAATATTGTGCCTTCCCTCAGTTGAAACACTTTTCGGGTGGGCCGTGGCCGGTATTTCGACTGATATGCAGATATCAGAGGAGCAGCGGATTCGCAGCGATCGGATGAAATAGAGGGATAGGATCGCTTCGCTGATCCGATTCCAGTAAAAGGATATCAACATGGCCAGGACGGCGCGAAGTGCGCAGAAGGATTATGTCTACAAGATCGTGAACTCACCTGTCGGCAAGTTGAAGCTCGTCGCCAGTCGCGAGGGCTTGGCTGCGATTCTCTGGGACAACGACCGGCCGAACCGTGTTCGGCTGAATATCGTCGCCGAGGATGCGAGCCATCCTGTTCTCATAGAGACGGAACGGCAGTTGCAGGAATATTTTGCCGGCGAACGACAAGTTTTTGATCTGCCGCTCGATTTCACCGGCACCGAATTTCAAAAGAAGGTTTGGCAGGCGCTGCTCACAATCCCTCTTGGAGAGACCCGCTCCTATGCTGAAATTGCCGCGCAGATCGGGGCTCCCAAGGCCATCCGAGCGGTCGGCGCCGCCAATGGCAGGATAGCGCCGTGCCATCGGGTCGTCGGACCGGCCGGTGACCTGAGGGGATTTGCTGGCGGCCTGGAGCGGAAGACCTATCTTCTGGAGTTCGAAGGCTCGGAAACAAAAAGGTTCAATTTCGCGGCGTGAGGGGTAAATACGTCCACCCGACAAGAGATTGATCTGATAGCAAAAAAACAGCCCGCTTGTCGGACCAAGCGGGCTGTTTTTGTTTTCTGCCTCATACCAACGCTCAATGATTAGAACTCATTGGCCCATTTTCTGTGGCCGATTGACATGACGCGCCAAGGCTGGCGTTGGAGCTTGTGCCAAGCATCGCAGCAGTGATCGACGATGTCCTCGTAAGATTTGAAGACGCGGTTGGAGAGCCAGTTTTCGCGCATGAACTGCCAGAGGTTTTCAACCGGGTTGAGTTCGGGCGACTTTGGCGGCAGCGGCAAGATGGTGACGTTTTCGGGCACGGTGAGATTGTTGGACATGTGCCAGCCCGCCTGATCCATGATGAGGATAGCGTGGGCGTCTTCGGCGACATGGCGGGAGATTTCCATCAGATGCTGGTTCATGGCATAGGTGTCGCACCACGGCATGACGAGTGCGGCGGCCTTGCCGAGCTTCGGGCAAATCGCACCGAAGATATAGGCCGATCTCGTGCGCTGGTCGTGCGGCGCTGAGGGCCGTGTTCCGCGCTTGGCCCAGCGACGGGTGATCTTGTTCTTCTGGCCGATGCGGGCTTCGTCCTGGAACCAGATTTCTATTCGTTTTCCTTTAGCGGCTCCGGCAGCGATTTCCGCCACTGCGGCGGGGAAGTTTTTTTAAATTCCTCGATCGCTTGCGGGTCTTGTGCATGGTGCTTGGGACGTGCGGTGAGTTTGCGATAGCCCATGGCATTCAACTCGCGCCCCAGCGTCTGGCGGCTCACCAAGACACGATGCTCCTGCCAAAGCCATTGCACCAGATCAACGAGCCTCCAGCGCACGACGCCATCGAGATAGGGAACAGGACCTTTCTCGACCGCCTCGGCAAGCGCCTTGCGCTGCTTGTCATCGAGCAAGGGCTCCCGCCCCGTCGCCTTGCCTGTCTTCAGACCATCAGGACCGTGCAGATTGAAACGCTCAACCCAATCGCGGATGATCTGCAAACCCACCCCGCCAATCGACGCCGCCTGGCTCCGCGAACCGCCCTCGTAAATGACCGACAAGGCAAGCAACCGGCGGGACCAATCTGCATCCCGGCTCTGCCTCGCCAGCCGACGCAATTCATCAGCCGTATAGTCCTCGCGGATCTTCAGTGCTGTTCCCATGGCGAAATCTCCTTCCGCCATGTTGAATCATGATTTGACCAAAAACGGAATCCGTTGAGTCAACATCATTGAGCCTCGGTATCAGTCGTGTGAGCGGTCAGCCCCGTTCCCCGAGCCGGCCACGGTCTTGCATCAGCCTTCAAGCCATTTCACCTGCTCCGGCGTCAGCTTGATGTCGAGCGCAGACAGGCTGTCTTCCAGCTCGGCGATCGTGCGCGGGCCGATCAGCGGGATGACGGGGAAGGGCTGGGCGACGACATAGGCGAGCGCGATATGGATCGGGTTGCGGCCGAGCTTCTGTGCCAGTTCGATCGCCCGGTCGCGGCGGCCGAAGTTGCGGTCGGAATACCAGACGCGGACCAACTCCTCGTCGCTGCGCTTGTCGCGGCCGGCGCGGTCGGTGAAGAAGCCGCGGCCCTGGCTCGACCACGCGAAGTTCGGAATCTGCTTGGCATTCAGCCAAGTCTTCCATTCCTCGTCGGAGGCGGCGATGCATCCGGCCCAGATCGGATCAAGCATCTCCGCCAGCGAGAAATTGTTGGAAAGAGCTGCCGGCGCCGCCTTGCCGTTCTTCTCGGCATAGGCAATCGCCTCGTCGAAACGGGCACGAGTCCAGTTGGAGCCGCCGAAAATGCCGCGAATGCGGCCGGCCCTGACTTCGGCGTCCATGGCATCGACGAATTCGCCGACCGGAATGGCCGTGTTGTCGCGATGCATGAAATAGATATCGACATAGTCGGTCTTCAGCCGGTTCAGCGATTGATCGAGCTGCTTGGTGATCATGTCCGGATAGCAGAGCGGCGAATGCGCGCCCTTGCCGATTAGCACGATCTCCTCGCGCGGAACCTTGCGGCTGGTGTGCCAGTCGCCGAATATGCTCTCCGTCTTGCCGCCGCCATAGACATAGGCCGTATCGAAGGCATTGCCGCCGGCTTCATAGAAGGCGTCGAGCGTCAGCGATGCGGCGGCGAAATTCGGGAAGAATTCGAAGCCGAGCGTGACGAGCGAGGCCGGCTTGGCAATGCCGGGAATGCTGCGCTTCGGAATGCTGTTGCCCATGGTGACCGGCGCACCGACGATATTCGTCGTCCGTCGCGTCGCCTTCTCGACCTCATATTCGAGACCGATGGTGGCGCGCCACTGATCGAGAGCGCGCAGGTTTCCGATCGAATCGGCCCAGTTGATGCCCGGATAAGCGAATTCCGTCTGACCGGCGCGAATGGCGTCGCCCGCGGCGTCGACTTCGAAGGAATAGAGCCAACGGTCTTCCTTGACCTCGATGACCTGCGTTTCCGCGCCTTTGATGAGCTCGATCCTGCCGATGCCACCCTTATGGCCGGAGGCGAACCAGAAATCCTTGACTTCCAGGCGGCCATCGGAACCGATGATACGCAGCGTATTGTCCTGATTTGCCATGATCGAGCAGGAGACTTCGGCGATGATATTGTTCGGGAATTTCAATACCGCCGAAGCCCATTCGTCGACGCCGGTCTGGCCGAGATGGGCAACGCCCGAGACTTTTTCCGGGTCGAGGAATGGCTTGCCTTCGACGGCACCGGCAATGAGCCGTGCCATCGAGACCGGATAGCCGCCGACATCCAGAATGCCGCCGCCGGCCGTGTCGTTGGCGAACAGCCGGTGTTCCGGCTTGACCGTGCCCATATTGAAGCCGAAGGACGAGCGGATGATGCGGATCTCGCCGATTACGCCGCTTTTCACCAGCTCGATCAGCTTGGCCGTCTGTGGATGCACGCGGTACATGAAAGCTTCGCCAGCGAAGACGCCAGCCTTCTTGGCTTCGTAATAGATCGCTTCGGCATCATAGGCGGACAGCGCGATCGGCTTTTCGACGAGGACATGCTTGCCGGCGCGGATCGCCTTGATGGCCCATTCGGCATGGCCGGTATGGGGCGTGGCGATATAGATCGCGTCGATTTCCTTGTCAGCCAGCAGAGCCTCATAGCCGTTAACGATGCGCGCACCGGGGAAATTATCGCCGAGACCCGGCTTATCGGGATTGCGGCTGGCGATGGCCACCAGTTTGCCGCTGCGGGAGTGAGCGACACCTTCGGCAAAAGTCTGTGCGATCCTGCCGGGGCCGATGATGCCCCAGCGGATGGATGTCTCGGTCGTCATGAATTGGTCCTTTCCTAGATCTGCATGCTGTCTTGGGAGTGGCGTGACTTGGGAGCGGTGGAACTGGGGAGCGGTGGTAAGAGGGCGCCTATCGCAATCGGTTGCCGGCGCCGTCGAACAGGAATGTCTTGGCTGCGGAGAGCGCGACGGTCAGCGTGTCGCGATTGCTGGTGTTGCGGGATTCCTCCCGCTCGATGATGATCTGCTCGCCGCCGGCGATATTGGCATAGATGTAGCTGGTATTGCCGAGATGCTCGGCGACATCGACATCGACGGTGACATCGATATCGCCACGGCCAGCCTCGAGAAAATGTTCCGGCCGCACACCGAGCGTCACCATCTGGCCGGTTTCGACTTGAGCCGTGGTGATCGGCAGCGACAGACGGACATCGCGCTTATTTTTCAGGGCCACCGTTACACTGCCATCCTGCTTGCTAATGATCTCGGCCGGTAGAAAATTCATTTTCGGTGATCCGACGAAGCCGGCGACGAACTGGTTGGCGGGATCGTCGTAAAGATCAAGCGGTGCACCCACTTGTTCGATATTGCCGCTGCGCAACACGACGATCTTGTCGGCCAGAGTCATCGCCTCGGTTTGGTCGTGCGTCACATAGATCATTGTCGTGCCGAGCTTCTTGTGGAGCCGCGAGATTTCGACGCGCATCTGCACGCGCAGTTCCGCGTCGAGGTTGGAAAGCGGCTCGTCGAACAGGAATATCTGCGGTTCGCGCACAATGGCGCGGCCGATAGCG is part of the Rhizobium sp. CB3090 genome and harbors:
- a CDS encoding methylated-DNA--[protein]-cysteine S-methyltransferase, encoding MARTARSAQKDYVYKIVNSPVGKLKLVASREGLAAILWDNDRPNRVRLNIVAEDASHPVLIETERQLQEYFAGERQVFDLPLDFTGTEFQKKVWQALLTIPLGETRSYAEIAAQIGAPKAIRAVGAANGRIAPCHRVVGPAGDLRGFAGGLERKTYLLEFEGSETKRFNFAA
- a CDS encoding IS630 family transposase (programmed frameshift), which produces MAEGDFAMGTALKIREDYTADELRRLARQSRDADWSRRLLALSVIYEGGSRSQAASIGGVGLQIIRDWVERFNLHGPDGLKTGKATGREPLLDDKQRKALAEAVEKGPVPYLDGVVRWRLVDLVQWLWQEHRVLVSRQTLGRELNAMGYRKLTARPKHHAQDPQAIEEFKKTSPPQWRKAAGAAKGKRIEIWFQDEARIGQKNKITRRWAKRGTRPSAPHDQRTRSAYIFGAICPKLGKAAALVMPWCDTYAMNQHLMEISRHVAEDAHAILIMDQAGWHMSNNLTVPENVTILPLPPKSPELNPVENLWQFMRENWLSNRVFKSYEDIVDHCCDAWHKLQRQPWRVMSIGHRKWANEF
- a CDS encoding aldo/keto reductase, which encodes MTTETSIRWGIIGPGRIAQTFAEGVAHSRSGKLVAIASRNPDKPGLGDNFPGARIVNGYEALLADKEIDAIYIATPHTGHAEWAIKAIRAGKHVLVEKPIALSAYDAEAIYYEAKKAGVFAGEAFMYRVHPQTAKLIELVKSGVIGEIRIIRSSFGFNMGTVKPEHRLFANDTAGGGILDVGGYPVSMARLIAGAVEGKPFLDPEKVSGVAHLGQTGVDEWASAVLKFPNNIIAEVSCSIMANQDNTLRIIGSDGRLEVKDFWFASGHKGGIGRIELIKGAETQVIEVKEDRWLYSFEVDAAGDAIRAGQTEFAYPGINWADSIGNLRALDQWRATIGLEYEVEKATRRTTNIVGAPVTMGNSIPKRSIPGIAKPASLVTLGFEFFPNFAAASLTLDAFYEAGGNAFDTAYVYGGGKTESIFGDWHTSRKVPREEIVLIGKGAHSPLCYPDMITKQLDQSLNRLKTDYVDIYFMHRDNTAIPVGEFVDAMDAEVRAGRIRGIFGGSNWTRARFDEAIAYAEKNGKAAPAALSNNFSLAEMLDPIWAGCIAASDEEWKTWLNAKQIPNFAWSSQGRGFFTDRAGRDKRSDEELVRVWYSDRNFGRRDRAIELAQKLGRNPIHIALAYVVAQPFPVIPLIGPRTIAELEDSLSALDIKLTPEQVKWLEG
- the ugpC gene encoding sn-glycerol-3-phosphate ABC transporter ATP-binding protein UgpC translates to MAELSLTNVVKRYGTLEIIHGANLDVKDGEFVVFVGPSGCGKSTLLRMIAGLEDISGGELKIGGRVVNDMEPADRGIAMVFQSYALYPHLTVEQNLNFGLRMNGNPKADTDRRVKQAAEILQITELMQRRPKQLSGGQRQRVAIGRAIVREPQIFLFDEPLSNLDAELRVQMRVEISRLHKKLGTTMIYVTHDQTEAMTLADKIVVLRSGNIEQVGAPLDLYDDPANQFVAGFVGSPKMNFLPAEIISKQDGSVTVALKNKRDVRLSLPITTAQVETGQMVTLGVRPEHFLEAGRGDIDVTVDVDVAEHLGNTSYIYANIAGGEQIIIEREESRNTSNRDTLTVALSAAKTFLFDGAGNRLR